In Desulforegula conservatrix Mb1Pa, the DNA window TTGAGAGCAGATATGTTTGCGGATGCTCCATTCAAAGAATGGGCAAGAAGTCTGGCCTCATTGAAAGAATCTTTATCCATAAGTTCCCTGAGATCTTTGGCCACATTTGTAAAATGCTTAGAAAAAAAAGAAGCAAGCCTGAGGTAAAAATCCATGGAATCCCCCAGCCTTTCCATACCGTCTTTAATGTCAAGCACCTGTGACTGAATCATTTCATTGTTTTCTGTTTTATTTGACATATTCATATCAGCTGCGGATTTGATGTTGTCTGCATCTTTCATATTCAGATTGTTCTTAAGAGCCGAAAAAAGAGCATTCCTATTTATCGGTTTCGTGACATAATCATTCATACCTGCGGCAATGCATTTTTCACGATCTCCCTGCATTGCATGGGCTGTTATAGCTATAACAGGAACGTCAAGCTTAAGCTCCTGCCTTATGATCTTGGTAGCTTCGATACCATCCATATCCGGCATCTGCACATCCATGAGAACAACATCATAGGATCTCTTTGCCAGGGATGAAATGGCCGCGACCCCGGTTGAGGCCCATTCAATCTTCGCTCCGGTGCTTTCCAGTATCTCGAATACGACTTTCTGGTTAATGGGGTTATCCTCAACAAGGAGAATATTGATACCGGCAAAGGAATGATTTTTCAGCGAAGAACTTTTAGTTTCATGTGATCTTTTAATGTTATACCCGAAAACTTCCATAAGTGTATCAAAAAGTATGGATTGCTTGACTGGTTTAAGAATAAACCCTTCTGAGCCGGCGTCTTTTGATCTTTGAAAGTCTGAGTCGCCGCCATAGGCACTTACATTTATGACACGCATCCTTGACCTCAAAGAACCATCCTTGAGTATTCTGGAAAGATCTATTCCGTCCATATCGGGTAAACCTACATCAACTATGGCTAACCCAAAAAAGTCCTTATTTCTTATGCTTTCATCATGGGTAATCATTGCCTGGGAAGCATTTGCCGCCATTTCCACCCTGAAGCCAAAGGAATCCATATAGCGTTTGATCACCAGCATTGTGGACGGATTATCCTCAACAAGAAGAACTTTCATGTTCTTCATATTTTCAGGAAATACAAGGCCAGAATCCCTCTCTTCGATATATCTGAAAATGCCGGTGAAGAAAAAACAACTCCCCTCACCAGGGGTGCTTTCGACCCAGATATCTCCATCCATCATTTTCACAATTTTCTTGCAGATTGCCAGCCCAAGGCCTGTTCCCCCATATTTTCTGGTCGTGGACCCATCAGCCTGGGCAAAAGCATCAAAAAGCCTGTCAAAGAGTTCGGGCTTCACGCCAATTCCGGTGTCCCTCACAGATACAAGCAGTTCAACGCTTTCAAAACCTCTACTCTTGACATTTAAGGAAACGCAGATTTCTCCTTCGGATGTAAATTTAAATGCGTTTGAAACAAGATTTATAAGTACCTGTCTGAATCTCAGTGGGTCTGTGAATATTTTTGATGGAACATCAGAAGATATGTCGATCACGAATTCAATATTTTTTTCAATATTTCTGCCTGAAAACATATCACAGACCTCATAGACAACATCCCTGACATGAAAATATACTGTTTCAAAGTCAAGCTTGCCGGCCTCTATTTTCGAAAAATCGAGGATGTCGTTGATAAGCCCAAGGAGTGATCTTGCAGAAGATCTGACAATATTGACATATTCCCTTTGTTTTCGATTAAGATCAGTCTCGACAGCAAGCTCGCACATGCCAAGTATCGCGTTCATAGGAGTGCGTATCTCATGGCTCATATTTGCAAGAAACTCACTTTTTGCCCTTACTGATGCATCAGCCATTTCTTTGGCTTTCTGAAGCTCCAGATTCATTCTTTTCAACTCTGAAGTACGCTCGTCCACCAGTTGTTCAGCTTCTCCATGGGCCTTCTGGAGGTCGTATTCAACTTTTTTACGTGAAGTTATATCTATGAGGGAGGCAATGCTTTTTGTAGTATCAGGGAGAAGACCAACCCTTACAAAAATATCCTTGATATTACCATTTACGTCAACAAACCTGAATTCATACTCGGAAGGGGCACTGGCCTCACAAGTTCTCCTGTTTCTGTGATATTCAGCCATCTTAGGCAAATCTGATGAATGAACAAAACTTGACCATTTCAATTTGCCCTCAATCTCTTCCTTGGGTCCACCCCAAAGTCTTACAAAAATGGCATTTGCCATGGATACGGTCATATCTTCTTCAATTATTATTGTTGCAGTTCCAGTGTTTTCGAAGACACTTCTGTACCTTGCCTCACTTTCCTGCAGATCCCTTGTTCTTGTCTTGTCTATATTTTTTATTAGCTCAATTCTGTAAACAAGGAGGTAAATATAAAAAATAAGAAAGATGCATATGACGAAAAAAACGATTGAAGCCGGATTATAGCCGAACTCGTTGAATCTCAAAGCAAACACGACTGGGGACAGAAGGCCGAGAAAAACAATCAGGGACTTGAGAATCTTCAAACCATGCTGAAGTCCGTTACCTATTACTGCAACCAATATGAAAATTGAGCAGGGCGGGGGCTGATACGGATCAAAAAGCCATACCATTGCTCCTGCAAAGATATCAACCAGACTGCTAAGGCTGACAGACAGATTTTTTCTTCTGGATGATAAAAAAAAGGCTATTATTGCATGTATCAGAACATACGATATTGCGGCAGATACTGCGGCAATTTTTGAAAAAAAGGGAGAAGGTCTGTCAAGTATGCCAATATAAATCAAAAGCAAAACAATGGCAGATGCCCTGACAAAATACTGTATATTCATCGAGTTTGTTTTATTGCGATGAAGAAAATGATCCAAAAAACTCATACCATGAATCCTGTATGCAAATCAGGCGCAATATACAGTAAAAGCCGCATCCTTTAAATGACACGCACCTGAAACTCTCATAAATTATAAGCTAACTCTAACGAAAACTTCATTAATCAGTAACTGTTATATTAATAGAGCATTTTGATCAATTCAACTTTGTAAAAAAAATACGGAATCCCCATAAATGCTGACAATGACTCAAAAAGCCCGATTACCGTCATTCCGGCGTAGGCCGCAATCCAGAAGCATTTGTAAATACCGGATGCCGGATTAAGTCAGGCATGACGCTGAAGGCCTGTATTGGAATGACGGAATCCGGCTGGTTTTTGTCCATATTTTGACGACTTCAGCCATTAAATTATATGGCTATGGTCAATTCTCAGTAATATATGAAAAGGTCATGGCCTGAACATTTGTAAGACTCTAAAAATATCAGTATTTTTGCCTACTAACAAAACCACAAAGTTTTTGCGGAGCTTTTTCCAAAAAGCAACCCGCCGGAGGCACCCTGCTTAACGTCGGATTATGGACAAAGGGCGTCCTAATCCGACCTACGCATCACCCTTATTTTGATAACAAATTAACCATAAAAGATACTTCTTAACTGAAAATCAGGCAGAGCCAGCTTAATTTATTACCAGGTATACTGATCTTTTTCTGCGACCCGGCCTTTTTGCGACCTTGCCGATTTGGTAACACCACCGAGCTTTATAAGGCCTTTCTATGATAACAATATTTTATTGACCGCAAACGGAGTATCCATTATGTTTCGATAAAAAAATTTAATTGTATGCAAGTTACAATTATTCTTTCCATAACAGCAATGGAGTCGAAATGCGCGGAGACAGAGCAGAGGCAATAGAAGCGGAATGTCCGAAATGCAAGACAACCCAGATTGTCTACATTCCAAAGGAAGAAATACCAATATGCCATATATGCAAAGTCAGAATGGTAATTAAAGAATTGCTTGATGAAGGCAAGAGTAGCTAATATTTTTTAAACATAGGGGAGATTTTTAAATGAAAAAGAACTGGATTCTTGGAGCAGTGACCTTGGTTCTTCTTGTTGCCGGTTTTGCAGGGATTTCAACTGCGGCAGACATCGAACTTGCAAAGAAATCAACACTCGAGGATATCATCAAACGTGGTGAACTAAGGGTTGGTTTTGAAGCCGGGTACATTCCTTTTGAAATGACAGATAAAAAAGGCGGATTTGTCGGTTTTGATATTGATATTGCAAAAGAAATGGCAAAAGCTCTTAAAGTAAAATTTGTTCCGGTGAACACTGCATGGGACGGAATTATTCCGGCTCTTGTAACCCAAAAATTCGACATAATTATGAGCGGGATGACCGTTACCCAGGAAAGAAATATTCAGATAAACTTTGCTGATCCATATATTGTAGTTGGTCAGACAATCCTTCTCAGCAAAAAACATGAAGGCAAGGTAAAATCCTACAAAGATCTGAATGATCCGAAATACACAGTGGTTTCAAAACTTGGTACAACAGGCGAACAGGCCACCAAGAGAGAAATTCCTAAATGTACTTACAAGTCTTTTGAAACAGAAGCAGAAGCCCTTCTTGAAGTTGTCAACGGCAAGGCAGACGCTTATGTCTACGACAAGCCAAACTGCGTTGTTGCCCTTGCAGAACAGGGATCTGACAAACTTGTTTTCCTTGACCAGCCTTTCACATACGAGCCTCTTGCATGGGGCGTACGCAAAGGCGATCCTGACTTCATGAACTGGCTGAATAATTTTCTCAGACAGATCCAGAACGATGGAACCTATGAGAGAATCAACAACAAATGGATCAAATCAACTGACTGGTACAAAGATATCAAATAGTTGATATTTTAATTATCAAACAGGCTGCCAGAATGACCGGGCAGCCTGTTTGATTTTTTTGGCTTAGTCAAACCCCGGAATTTTCCGGGCCAAGAGCAACATAAATACCAAAGGACAGAAAATGGCCTTTTCTCTTAATCCGGGCGCACAGGAAAAAAGCAGACAATATTACGTGATGTGGACCAGCGCGTTTTTTCTTGTAATACTTGGAATCGTTTTCAGCCTGTACTTTTCAACAAAACAGATTGATTATGTATGGCGCTGGAACAGAGTTCCCCAGTATTTCATATATCAGGACAATGTTGGCATTGCAGCCGAGTTACCCGGCGAAATCGGTAATATCGAAAACAAGGGCGAAAACTCAATCGTCACTTTAAAAACCGATGAAGGTTTGAAAGACTATACAGTACCGTCAAAGGGATTGCTTGTCAGCCAGGGAGACATGATAAAAGCAGGAGATATTCTTTCTTCCGTGAAACAATGGAAGCCAGGGATTCTTCTTGAAGGCATGTGGCTGACATTGGTCGTAAGCTTCATTTCGACCATAATAGGAGTAATAATCGGACTTTTCACAGGACTTGCGAGAATCTCCGAAAATCCTGCTCTCAAATGGTCTGCAATAACTTATATTGAAATCATCAGAGGATCACCTCTCCTCGTTCAGATATACATCTGGTATTTTGTTCTTGGAACTCTCACAAACTCGATGCTTGAAAAATACAGCGCAACAGGATGGAAAATCCCTCCTCTGTGGTTTGGCATAGCCTCAATGGCTTTTTTCACAGGCGCATATGTCGCAGAGATAGCAAGAGCTGGGATTCAGTCCATACACAGGGGACAGGTGGAGGCCGCTAGGTCTCTTGGAATGACGGCATCCCAGGCAATGATACATGTCATTCTGCCACAGGCGCTGAGACGTATCCTTCCGCCTCTGGCAGGGCAGTTCATAAGTCTTATAAAAGACTCTTCACTTCTTGGAATAATTGCTGTGAGAGATCTTACCAAGGCAACTAGAGAAGTTGTTACAACAAGCCTTCAGCCTTTTGAGCTATGGTTTCTATGCGCCCTGCTCTACCTTGTTCTTACGTTCGCGCTTTCAATTTTCCTTCAGTATCTTGAAAGGAGAGTAGTCTCAGCATGATAGAAATCAAAAATGTCATAAAAACATTTCGTGTACCGCATGAAGTAAGGGCTCTGAAAAGTGTCTCCTGTTCAGTCGTCCAGGGAGAGGTTGTGGTCATAATAGGCCCTTCAGGATCAGGCAAAAGCACCCTTTTAAGATGCATAAACCAGCTTGAAAGACCTGACTCCGGCAGCATAATCATAGATGGAACAGATATACTCAAACCAGGAACAAATATTAACAAGATCAGGGAAGAAGTCGGGATGGTTTTTCAATCATTCAACCTTTTCCCACACAAGACAGTTCTTGAAAATGTAATGCTCTCACAATTGGTAGTAAGAAAAAGGAGCAAGGCCGAAGCTGAAAAAAAAGCTTTGTTTCTCCTTGAGAAAGTTGGAATAAAGGACAAGGTCAATGTTTTCCCGGACCAGCTTTCAGGTGGACAGCAGCAAAGAGTGGCCATAGCCAGGGCTCTTGCCATGGATCCCAAGGTAATGCTCTTTGATGAACCCACATCGGCCCTTGACCCTGAAATGATCGGAGAGGTTCTGGACGTAATGAAGAGCCTTGCAAAAGAAGGCATGACAATGGTCGTGGTTACCCATGAAATGGGCTTTGCAAGGGAAGTGTCTGATAGAATAATTTTTATGGATCACGGACTCATTGTTGAAGAGGGAATCCCTGACAAAATATTCAATGCAGCAGAGAGTGACAGAACCAAACTGTTTTTGAGCCAAATACTTTAACCAGACATATTAAAAGACTGATCGCTTCCTTAAGGATTATGTTTTAAGGGGCATAAAAAATAAAAAAACAACCACCTGCCATAAAAGTAGGTGGTTGTTTTTTTCTGTCCCCCAAAGGGCAATTCTTAAGTCTGATCAGAACGTCTTTTAGCCGTAATCAGACATCGATCCGAATAAACACCCCATTATAAGCCACAGACTGTGGCTTATATTTGATCAGGCTCATTATATACTTCACATCGTCATAAATAGAACTTTTCTGTTAGATAAAAGGTCAAAGGCCGCTTTTTGAAAAAAGCTTGGCAAAAACTTTTCGGTTATGGGTTCTTTTGATCGAAAAACATATGTTCTCGACTCGTGATAAAAAAACATAAAAGTTTTGGGAAAGGTCTGGAAAACCCTTTTCCCAAAGGGTTTTCCAGTAATAATCCAACAACAGGCTTGCCATTCAAACGGCCTGACTTATTTCAAATGTTCAAGCTGTGACAGTGATGAGTATATTATATGGTCTATCAATTAAGATGGCAACGCAGGGCTCGGACTTTTTGCGAAGCCATCAATATTTCAAGCAGCCCGGCTTTTATTGAGCAGGGCTGTTGACCGTCACAAGACTTCCGACAATTGGCAGTGCCCCAGGCTCATTTTGGGGATCTGTCACAGCTCTTGCCACTATTATATAATTCCCTGGATCAGAAAAAGAATATGAGCATGAATTTGCAGATGAATATTCCTGAACAGTATTCCATGCGGTCGTATCATAGGTCGATGAGCCGTAATTACCGCAGTAAAAAAACTTGTAAGATATGGCGCTTCTGTCAGGAGTGGATGCATTCACAGATATACTAAAAGGAGATCCTGTAACAAGATCAGGCGTAGCTGTTGCTGTGTAACCGGATATATTGACCTGAGACGTACCGCCTCCAACAGAAATCATAGAACCGACAATAGGTAGCGCAGATGGTAAATTTGATGGGTCCGTAACTGCCCGGGCTACGACTATATAATTTCCTGAGCTGGGGAACGAATAGGTGCAGGAGTTTGACGTAGAATAATCCTGAACCTTTGTCCATTGAGTAGAAGAATACTCGGCTGTTCCGTAATTGGCACAATAATAGAACTCATAATAGACAGGAGCAGAACCTGTGGCAGAAGCGTTTACCGTGACTGTAACCGGCTCTGACGCCTGTATTGTCTGCTGGGATGACGAGATATTGTATCCGGTCACAGCAACGACAGGGCTGATACGGTTTACGGTTGTGCCTGAGCTTGAAAAAACAGCATCGGCAAGTCTCTGATGCGCCCTGGTCATGGGATGAATCATATCCCAGAAAAAATAATCCGAGGCAGGTTCATTATGCTCAAGGGTTCTGTTTCCGTTCGCATCATATTTCATATATGTTTCTGTGGTATTTGCAAATGCTCCGCTCGAAAGCTCAGCGTTGATATGACTGAAAACATCGAATTTAATTACGGAAGCGTCGGCATGGGAAGAGGCGAACTGATCAACAAGGTTCCACAGATACTGATTATACATGGTGCTCATCAAGGTAGCGACGGCCCTCATCTCTGATGATGAAGACGAAAATGCAGGGGCCTTGCCAATGTCAGGAAGATTCAGCACAAGAAAATTTCTGCCGCCTTTTTCATAGATATTTTCCATGGCCTGGACAGTAACTCCGGTTGCGCCTAAAATAAGAGAATCAGGTGATGTATATTTGGACTCTCCTCTGCTGTATTCAAGAAGATCATTTCCTCCGATCCATATGGAAAAAAGAGTTCCTGTTGAATCAATTACAGGGTTTGAGGCTAAATATGAATTAACCTGACCACTGAGACCAAGGTCCGGAAGAGCCCCGGAATTTATCATGGACTGGACACTTGAATTTTCGTGGCCTTCGGTCATGGCACCTGCTATTGCCCTGTCATCAAGATCAGAGTTCGTTCTTTTTTTTAGATAGTCAAGCCAAACATCTCCGTTGGACCAGGTCGTGAGCGCTCCGTTGGGATTTGACACAGGATCATAAGCTCCGATATATTTTTGAAGACCTCCGTGGTCACTAAGGCTGTCACCAAAAGCGACTATTCTGGGAAAACTGGCTGCGCCTGCGATGGCGGGCAAAAATAATAAAAAGCAAAGAACGGAACAGAACATGGCTCTTAAAAAACGATTTGGTAGAATTGGCATTCCTATCTCCTTTTTGACTAACAAGATCTGCAGATACAAATTGATCGGAAGTTCCGGAGTATAAATCCGGCCTTATAATGGCGAGAAACGCTGAATATTTATCATCAAAGCACTGTGATTTTCAATAGTAGATTGATTTTATGAAATAAGTATTTCTGTTTATATATCATAAATTTTGACAAAGTCTCATCTAAAGCAGATGGATCTTTAAAATCAAATAAACATTGATGGACTCGCAAAAAGTAAAAAAAGATCGACGCGTCATGCCGGACTTGATCCGGCGTCTTTGTATTCTCAGATGATTCTGGATTCAGGCGCAGGCCGGAATGACGAAAGTCGGACTTTTTGCGACGCTGTCAACATTCAATCATTAATGTGGCTCTGTCTTATTTTCAGCTTGAGAGCCTTCGGCGAGTCGCTTTTTGTAAAAATCTCCGCAAAAACGTTATGATTATGTCAGATGCTTGGAAAACAATACTTTCGTTATTTTTGTAAATCATTTTTTTCAGATCAGACAATCATACTGGAAATAGTGCATAGCCATTATCATTAATGTTTATTTTTAAAACTGTTCCATGGTATAAAAAAATAATAGCTGATCTTATAAGCCACACCATCTTTAACGCCCATAGTTCCGACAAATGTCTTTCCCGTCTTGTCAAGTTTCACGGACTTCAAAATTATTTACTCGCCATAAAAGCATATATTCAAAATGTTTTGTGGCTAAAGGCAAAGGTTTTGAATCATGAATCCTAAATACAAGTCTTGTCCCCAAAACTGTTTTTTCAGTATTAACAGTCTCATTCTGTTCATGTTTATTTTTATCTGCCTTGATTCTGCAATGGCCGGGCAAGGTAAAGGGAATGACCAGATCATCCATCAAATTAACATAATCGACTCATTGATGGATAAAGGGGATTTTAAGGAAGCCTCAATTCTTGCGGAAAAAACCGCTATAAGCTTAGAATCCCAAAAAAAACAAAAAATACGCGCCCAGTTTCTATGTATTCAGGCAGAAGCCTTGAGCTCAATGGGATTTAATTCAAAGGCTCTTGATATTCTGGATAAAGCAGGAAAAGAGGCGGTCAGTATTGATGACATGGACGTTAATACAAAGATTCATCTCCTGAAAGGATCCATTCTCATCCTGAAAATGAAAACCATCGATGCCAAGTCAGAGCTTGAAAAAAGCCTTGATCTGGCAGTAAAAACCGGGAACAAAAGGCTTGAGGCGCTGATATTCAATAGTCTGGGAAACCTTAATGTTGTTGATGGAAATTACGAAGGGGCCATAAGCTCATTTATCAAAAGTTCAGACCTTGCTTTAAGTGTCAGGGACAAAGTTTCATGTGTCAATGCCATGATCAACGCGTCTAAGGTTATGATTGATCAGGGAGACACAGGGAAAGCATATTCCTTACTTGAAAAGGCGCTGGCAGAAACCGAAAATCTTCCTGGTGACAGGGACAAGATATTCAGCATTCTCGCAATATCTGATCTTTCCAAAAACATCAGCTATACGGATCATGAACGCCAAGAAAATCTGAGCAAAAAACTCCCTTCACTCTACGACATGGCTTTAAAGATTTCCGAAAAAAACAGGGATCATATTGCCGCGTCATATGCTTTGGGAGGTCTTGGGTCTTACCACGAAAACAGAAAGGAATATAAAGAAGCCCTTGACCTGACCTACAAGGCAATTTTAAAGGCCCAGATTTCAGGCTCTGGGGAATCCCTGATGAGATTGCACTGGCAGGCTGGAAGAATAACAAAAGCAGTAGGTAAAAAGGATGAGGCCTTATCTGAGTACGAAAAATCCGTTTACTATATCAAAAAGTCAAGAAATGATCTTTCAGACGATTGCAGAAGTGGCAAATCAACATACAAGGACATCGTGGGGCCAGTCTATCTTGAGTTCGTCGATCTGATGCTTGAAAAATCATCAACAAGTGCCCAGGAAGAAAAGCAGACTCTGCTGAAAAAAGTCCTCGTTACCCTGGAAAGCCTTAAAACAGCTGAAATCCAGGATTATTTCAAGGATGAATGCATAACAGCAATGGAATCCAAAATATCTTCAACAGAGGCAGTATCCTCAAATACTGCTGCACTTTATCCTGTAATCCTTCCGAAGAGAACTGAGCTGATTCTAAGTATCCCCGGCCAGATTATCCAAAAAACTGTGAATGTTGATTCAGATAAAATGACTGAAACAATAAACAATTTCAGATCAAGACTTGAGAATTCCGGCAACTCGTATTTTATGAAGGATTCCAACAAGCTTTACGATTGGCTTATTCGTCCGATTGAAGAAATTCTTGAAAAGAATTCCATCAAAACAATAGTCATAATACCGGACGGCCCCATAAGGACAATTCCAATGGCTGCCCTTAACGACGGAGAGTCATTTCTGATCGAAAAATACTCGATTGTGACAACTCCAGGCCTCACCCTCACTGATCCTAATCCACTGGAAAAAAAAGGAATCAAACTTCTGATGGCAGGTCTTACTGAGTCAGTGCAGGGCTTTTCTGCCCTTCCGAATGTCGAAAAAGAAGTCGACTATCTGAACAAAAATTTCAAAAGCAAGGTACTTCAGAACGGAAAATTCACATCATCGAATATCGAAAATTCAATGGGAAACGCGCCATATTCAATAATTCACATAGCGACCCACGGTCAGTTTGACAGGAATCCTTCTAAAACCTTTCTGCTGACATATGACGGACGCTTGACACTGGATGACCTGGATAAACTCATAAAGCCAAGCAAGTACAGCGAAAATCCTGTTGAACTGCTTACACTCAGCGCATGCCAGACAGCGGTCGGAGATGACAGGGCCGCCCTCGGACTAGCTGGTGTCGCCGTAAAATCTGGAGCAAGATGCGCCCTTGCAAGTCTGTGGTTTATTGATGACGAAGCGACGTCCCGTCTCATTACAAGATTCTATGATGAACTTAAAAAACCCGAAATGTCCAAGGCCGAAGCCATCAGAATCGCCCAGGTCAGCCTTCTGAACCAGGATGACTTCAAACATCCGGCATTCTGGTCACCGTTTCTTCTCATAGGAAACTGGTTATGACTCTTTCATTTGTATTTTTCATTCAACATCTGACAACATCAATATCTGACTGATTAATGATCAGAATGGGGAAAATATGAAAAAAAACACATTAATCATGATTGTTCTGCTTGTTGTATTAATACCTTCTATTTCAGCATATTCAGACACAGGCAAAATAAATGTCAGAAAATTCGTATTCAGCGGGAATACCGCCTTTTCAGACAAAGAGCTTTCAGAAATATCCTCGGCTTTTGAAAACCGGGAACTGAGCTTAGGCGAACTTGAGGATCTGAGATACAAACTTAGCATGTTCTATATTGACAAAGGTTTTATAAATTCAGGTGTAATGATTCCTGACCAGAAAATGCCTGATGATAACGGAAATATCGTTCTTAAGATTGTTGAGGGCAGTCTTGATAAAATAGAAATCACCGGAAATGAGAGGCTCAGAAATAGTTACATAGAAGATAGAATAAGACTCGGAGCTGAACCACCATTAAACATGAACAAGATTCAGGAAAGACTTCAGATAATTCAGATCAATCCTCTGATTGAGACAATAAATGCAGATCTCAAACCTGGAATTGCTCCGGGGAAAGCAGACCTCGACGTAAAAATCAACGAGGCAAGGGCATATCATGGAGGACTGCAATACAGTAACAGTTATTCTCCGGGAGCTGGAAGCCAGGTTCTCGAAGCTTTTGCCTCACACGAAAACCTTACAGGCAACGGCGACACACTCGAACTCAAATACGGTTTTACAGAAAGCCTTTACGACTATTCAGGGTCATATTCCATTCCTGTAAGCCCCGAAGATACGCGTATAAGACTATCTTACTCAAGAAACTCTTCAACCCTTATTGAAGAACCTTTTGACGAGCTTGATATAGAAAGCAGAAGCGAAAACTATGAAATATCCATAACCCATCCTGTTTACAAAAAAATGGATTCTGAAGTCATATTAGGATTAATGGCAAAAAAAGAATACAGTGAAACCTATCTTCTGAACAAGCCATTCTCATTTTCAGAGGGAGTCATTAACGGGAAAAGCGATGTAAGCGTTATCAGATTCTCCCAGGATTTTGTCTCAAAAAGTGGCTATCAGGTTGTTGCCGCACGCTCATTATTAAGCCTTGGCA includes these proteins:
- a CDS encoding response regulator, whose product is MSFLDHFLHRNKTNSMNIQYFVRASAIVLLLIYIGILDRPSPFFSKIAAVSAAISYVLIHAIIAFFLSSRRKNLSVSLSSLVDIFAGAMVWLFDPYQPPPCSIFILVAVIGNGLQHGLKILKSLIVFLGLLSPVVFALRFNEFGYNPASIVFFVICIFLIFYIYLLVYRIELIKNIDKTRTRDLQESEARYRSVFENTGTATIIIEEDMTVSMANAIFVRLWGGPKEEIEGKLKWSSFVHSSDLPKMAEYHRNRRTCEASAPSEYEFRFVDVNGNIKDIFVRVGLLPDTTKSIASLIDITSRKKVEYDLQKAHGEAEQLVDERTSELKRMNLELQKAKEMADASVRAKSEFLANMSHEIRTPMNAILGMCELAVETDLNRKQREYVNIVRSSARSLLGLINDILDFSKIEAGKLDFETVYFHVRDVVYEVCDMFSGRNIEKNIEFVIDISSDVPSKIFTDPLRFRQVLINLVSNAFKFTSEGEICVSLNVKSRGFESVELLVSVRDTGIGVKPELFDRLFDAFAQADGSTTRKYGGTGLGLAICKKIVKMMDGDIWVESTPGEGSCFFFTGIFRYIEERDSGLVFPENMKNMKVLLVEDNPSTMLVIKRYMDSFGFRVEMAANASQAMITHDESIRNKDFFGLAIVDVGLPDMDGIDLSRILKDGSLRSRMRVINVSAYGGDSDFQRSKDAGSEGFILKPVKQSILFDTLMEVFGYNIKRSHETKSSSLKNHSFAGINILLVEDNPINQKVVFEILESTGAKIEWASTGVAAISSLAKRSYDVVLMDVQMPDMDGIEATKIIRQELKLDVPVIAITAHAMQGDREKCIAAGMNDYVTKPINRNALFSALKNNLNMKDADNIKSAADMNMSNKTENNEMIQSQVLDIKDGMERLGDSMDFYLRLASFFSKHFTNVAKDLRELMDKDSFNEARLLAHSLNGASANISALKVRQLAMSMEKALEKNETGAAYSILDDLDVALSEVFSAVHKLEIENMATKEASSLQQPEACLSIEESDLHYILPILDRELQDFDPVNSEKTFQNLKAYFLEKNGLGSEINGLLNDIKNCIDEYKFDEARKILASITKFI
- a CDS encoding transporter substrate-binding domain-containing protein, with the translated sequence MKKNWILGAVTLVLLVAGFAGISTAADIELAKKSTLEDIIKRGELRVGFEAGYIPFEMTDKKGGFVGFDIDIAKEMAKALKVKFVPVNTAWDGIIPALVTQKFDIIMSGMTVTQERNIQINFADPYIVVGQTILLSKKHEGKVKSYKDLNDPKYTVVSKLGTTGEQATKREIPKCTYKSFETEAEALLEVVNGKADAYVYDKPNCVVALAEQGSDKLVFLDQPFTYEPLAWGVRKGDPDFMNWLNNFLRQIQNDGTYERINNKWIKSTDWYKDIK
- a CDS encoding amino acid ABC transporter permease (The N-terminal region of this protein, as described by TIGR01726, is a three transmembrane segment that identifies a subfamily of ABC transporter permease subunits, which specificities that include histidine, arginine, glutamine, glutamate, L-cystine (sic), the opines (in Agrobacterium) octopine and nopaline, etc.) translates to MAFSLNPGAQEKSRQYYVMWTSAFFLVILGIVFSLYFSTKQIDYVWRWNRVPQYFIYQDNVGIAAELPGEIGNIENKGENSIVTLKTDEGLKDYTVPSKGLLVSQGDMIKAGDILSSVKQWKPGILLEGMWLTLVVSFISTIIGVIIGLFTGLARISENPALKWSAITYIEIIRGSPLLVQIYIWYFVLGTLTNSMLEKYSATGWKIPPLWFGIASMAFFTGAYVAEIARAGIQSIHRGQVEAARSLGMTASQAMIHVILPQALRRILPPLAGQFISLIKDSSLLGIIAVRDLTKATREVVTTSLQPFELWFLCALLYLVLTFALSIFLQYLERRVVSA
- a CDS encoding amino acid ABC transporter ATP-binding protein, which gives rise to MIEIKNVIKTFRVPHEVRALKSVSCSVVQGEVVVIIGPSGSGKSTLLRCINQLERPDSGSIIIDGTDILKPGTNINKIREEVGMVFQSFNLFPHKTVLENVMLSQLVVRKRSKAEAEKKALFLLEKVGIKDKVNVFPDQLSGGQQQRVAIARALAMDPKVMLFDEPTSALDPEMIGEVLDVMKSLAKEGMTMVVVTHEMGFAREVSDRIIFMDHGLIVEEGIPDKIFNAAESDRTKLFLSQIL
- a CDS encoding SGNH/GDSL hydrolase family protein gives rise to the protein MPILPNRFLRAMFCSVLCFLLFLPAIAGAASFPRIVAFGDSLSDHGGLQKYIGAYDPVSNPNGALTTWSNGDVWLDYLKKRTNSDLDDRAIAGAMTEGHENSSVQSMINSGALPDLGLSGQVNSYLASNPVIDSTGTLFSIWIGGNDLLEYSRGESKYTSPDSLILGATGVTVQAMENIYEKGGRNFLVLNLPDIGKAPAFSSSSSEMRAVATLMSTMYNQYLWNLVDQFASSHADASVIKFDVFSHINAELSSGAFANTTETYMKYDANGNRTLEHNEPASDYFFWDMIHPMTRAHQRLADAVFSSSGTTVNRISPVVAVTGYNISSSQQTIQASEPVTVTVNASATGSAPVYYEFYYCANYGTAEYSSTQWTKVQDYSTSNSCTYSFPSSGNYIVVARAVTDPSNLPSALPIVGSMISVGGGTSQVNISGYTATATPDLVTGSPFSISVNASTPDRSAISYKFFYCGNYGSSTYDTTAWNTVQEYSSANSCSYSFSDPGNYIIVARAVTDPQNEPGALPIVGSLVTVNSPAQ